In Calothrix sp. PCC 7507, one DNA window encodes the following:
- a CDS encoding tyrosine-protein kinase domain-containing protein: MNKLVAIAIRHWKPLILWNLLVLGTTITIAALAPRVWMATTQLTVPGSKGNLDASLGVLGSLKNGGADIAKSGDSKLKLQESILNSDTLMEKLLANDPEKAKFKRLTLYKQLFKVSIEESSPIISITANGSQPELAKGRANRLTELFQQRLNELRQTNRNSRRQFSNKELEESHKNLLSGQQSLAQFQQSSGLVNADEQTKSIVSTIDSLTKSQSEALSQAAYSQNRVATLSTRLKMLPDKAIRSLSLGENKEYQFFRGKLSEVDANLASIRSKFNDDHPLIQQLLQQRETLLNQMKSQIQQAAAGTAIDTTVSSEGEGRARLIEQLILAETEASGQQRRAQQIQIQLNELKANLNSIPARQAKLAELQRSVDVAEGVYKGLVAQVQQTNIDVFDVYPNVEVLDTPRVDSKPVSPKLSLMVLNALLGGIIGSVALLLLLERRNPLLSPQDLQDMKFPIVVSIPRLKTAELIWELDDDKQVKFQRLASAVSLQPLENRRLLITSAMEGEGKTTVTLGLARALVDLGFRVLVVDGDFFQAELSSKLGYIPQSHSAPTPIVIEPQLDLLPAIAQQGKILKLVSRGQFKKALADAEAHSVYDYVLVDTAPLSNTTATALMTAQIPNVLFVVRQGISYSNCVRDSLEQLAQHQAQILGLVVNGVETAAKPYMQRLPDGLMSQST, translated from the coding sequence ATGAATAAACTAGTAGCGATCGCCATTCGACATTGGAAACCACTCATACTTTGGAACCTCCTAGTTTTAGGGACAACTATTACTATTGCTGCCCTTGCACCACGCGTGTGGATGGCGACTACACAGTTAACTGTTCCTGGCTCTAAAGGCAATTTGGACGCTAGTTTAGGTGTACTGGGTTCCTTAAAAAATGGTGGTGCTGATATTGCTAAATCTGGGGATAGCAAATTGAAATTGCAGGAAAGTATTCTCAACAGCGATACTTTAATGGAAAAACTGCTGGCGAATGACCCAGAAAAAGCTAAATTTAAAAGATTAACTCTATACAAACAGCTATTTAAAGTTAGTATAGAAGAATCTTCTCCTATCATTTCGATTACTGCTAATGGTTCCCAGCCAGAATTAGCTAAAGGGCGAGCAAATCGCCTCACAGAATTGTTTCAGCAACGACTGAATGAACTACGTCAAACCAATCGTAATTCTCGTAGGCAGTTCAGTAACAAGGAACTAGAAGAATCTCACAAAAATTTGCTATCAGGACAACAATCTCTAGCACAGTTTCAGCAGTCTAGTGGATTAGTTAATGCCGATGAACAAACCAAGTCAATTGTGTCTACGATTGATAGTTTAACTAAATCTCAATCTGAAGCCCTATCCCAAGCTGCCTATAGTCAAAATCGTGTGGCGACGCTCTCCACTCGCCTGAAAATGCTTCCCGATAAAGCTATCCGATCTTTGAGTTTAGGAGAAAATAAAGAGTACCAGTTTTTTAGAGGCAAACTATCAGAAGTAGATGCAAATTTAGCTAGCATCAGAAGTAAATTTAATGATGATCATCCTCTTATTCAACAACTCTTGCAACAGCGAGAGACATTACTTAACCAGATGAAAAGCCAGATTCAGCAAGCCGCTGCTGGTACGGCTATAGACACAACAGTAAGCAGCGAAGGCGAAGGACGTGCCCGTTTAATTGAACAGTTAATTTTGGCAGAAACTGAAGCTAGCGGTCAACAGCGGCGTGCCCAACAAATCCAAATTCAACTCAACGAACTCAAAGCTAATTTAAATTCGATCCCCGCACGACAAGCAAAATTAGCGGAACTACAACGGAGTGTTGATGTCGCCGAAGGTGTTTATAAAGGTTTAGTTGCTCAAGTGCAGCAAACTAATATTGATGTCTTTGATGTTTATCCCAACGTGGAAGTCTTAGATACACCCAGAGTTGATAGTAAGCCTGTTTCTCCTAAGTTATCTTTAATGGTCTTGAATGCCTTATTAGGGGGCATAATTGGTAGTGTTGCTTTATTATTGCTCCTAGAAAGACGCAACCCGCTGTTGAGTCCCCAAGACTTGCAAGATATGAAGTTCCCGATAGTTGTCTCGATTCCCCGCCTGAAGACTGCGGAACTGATTTGGGAACTGGATGATGACAAACAAGTGAAGTTCCAGCGTTTGGCTTCGGCTGTCAGCTTGCAACCTCTAGAAAACCGCCGTTTGTTGATTACTAGTGCAATGGAAGGTGAGGGTAAAACAACCGTTACCTTGGGGTTAGCGAGAGCGTTGGTAGATTTAGGTTTTCGGGTGCTAGTTGTAGATGGAGATTTTTTCCAGGCAGAACTCAGTAGTAAGTTGGGTTATATCCCACAATCTCACAGCGCTCCTACACCTATTGTCATAGAACCCCAGCTGGATTTATTACCTGCAATTGCCCAGCAAGGCAAAATTTTGAAGTTGGTATCGCGGGGACAGTTTAAAAAAGCGTTAGCGGATGCTGAAGCTCATAGTGTATATGATTATGTCCTGGTTGATACTGCTCCTCTCAGTAATACTACGGCTACAGCCTTGATGACAGCCCAAATTCCCAATGTGTTATTTGTTGTGCGTCAGGGTATCAGTTACAGTAACTGTGTGCGTGACAGTTTAGAACAACTGGCACAGCATCAGGCACAAATTTTAGGTTTGGTGGTGAATGGGGTGGAAACTGCGGCTAAACCTTATATGCAGCGTTTACCTGATGGACTGATGAGTCAATCAACATGA
- a CDS encoding type I restriction endonuclease, protein MGFTEDIAKVSEHVRKRADQVVGEEAAKMALIVPFLSALGYDVYDPNEVMPEYVADFATRKAGQFEKVDYALAINGTTVMLLEAKARGQKVEAHDGQLRKYFNALVTTKVGIVTNGIEYRFFTDLHSQNIMDNEPFFAFNILEYDSKDIDNLKFFHRDNFDATAITSHAEEMVYVNGMTQLVGNLLRSPSDEFIHFLIGKLGTISPKYEFKGKKNSNVIEKFKPIVKKSIQGSLVDLMTRSLNQEISQPVEELEQVSEEEDKPEESQESRIVTTAEEITAFEKIKTITKASKNYNFELKYKDTTSYFGINLGKSTWWFLRLYLSSQKKSFIIRLNVDEVKSLAPNFEVQEVTASLGDAASKIIISSADDFDKLASLILRSYEVEASKHQALIPDAKSA, encoded by the coding sequence ATGGGATTCACCGAAGATATTGCCAAGGTTTCTGAACACGTTCGTAAGCGGGCTGATCAGGTTGTTGGGGAAGAAGCTGCTAAGATGGCGTTGATTGTTCCTTTCTTGAGCGCTCTTGGTTACGATGTGTATGATCCCAACGAAGTAATGCCAGAATATGTGGCAGACTTTGCTACTAGAAAAGCAGGACAGTTTGAAAAAGTAGATTATGCCTTAGCTATCAACGGTACTACAGTTATGCTACTAGAAGCAAAAGCTCGTGGTCAAAAAGTTGAGGCACATGATGGACAATTAAGAAAATATTTTAACGCACTCGTAACAACAAAAGTCGGTATCGTCACGAACGGTATTGAGTACCGTTTCTTTACTGATCTACATAGCCAAAATATAATGGACAATGAGCCATTTTTCGCTTTTAATATCCTTGAATATGATTCAAAAGATATTGATAATCTCAAATTTTTTCATCGTGATAACTTTGATGCGACAGCTATTACAAGTCATGCTGAAGAAATGGTATATGTAAACGGCATGACTCAGCTTGTGGGAAATCTTTTGCGCTCTCCTTCTGATGAATTTATTCATTTTTTAATAGGCAAACTTGGAACAATTTCTCCGAAGTACGAATTTAAAGGAAAGAAAAATTCTAATGTTATTGAAAAATTCAAGCCGATTGTCAAAAAATCAATTCAGGGAAGTTTAGTAGATTTGATGACACGTTCACTCAATCAAGAGATTTCTCAGCCCGTAGAAGAATTAGAACAAGTATCCGAAGAAGAGGATAAACCAGAAGAATCCCAAGAATCAAGAATAGTGACAACGGCTGAAGAAATTACAGCTTTTGAGAAAATTAAAACCATAACCAAAGCTTCAAAAAATTACAATTTTGAACTCAAATATAAGGATACTACATCCTACTTTGGTATAAATCTTGGTAAATCAACATGGTGGTTTCTACGTCTTTATCTGTCTTCGCAGAAAAAAAGTTTTATTATTCGGCTAAATGTAGATGAAGTAAAGTCCTTAGCACCAAATTTTGAAGTGCAGGAAGTGACTGCTTCTCTGGGAGATGCGGCATCGAAAATAATCATTTCGTCAGCCGATGATTTCGATAAACTTGCATCACTTATTCTTAGAAGTTATGAAGTAGAAGCTTCTAAGCATCAAGCATTGATACCAGATGCAAAATCAGCTTAA
- a CDS encoding type II toxin-antitoxin system VapC family toxin: MMKYLFDSNILIYHLRGSLNQRGSDLILEGLTGEGAYSIISKIELLGFNQTPAEEQQARLFLSGLQELELTSDIAEQTIQLRKNYKIKLPDAAN, from the coding sequence ATGATGAAATATCTTTTCGACAGCAATATCCTGATTTACCACCTCAGAGGTAGCCTTAATCAGCGCGGTAGCGACCTGATTCTTGAAGGACTGACGGGAGAAGGAGCCTACTCGATTATCTCGAAAATCGAATTGCTCGGCTTTAATCAAACCCCTGCCGAAGAGCAACAAGCCAGACTATTCCTTTCTGGGCTGCAGGAACTGGAACTAACTTCCGATATTGCCGAACAGACAATTCAACTTAGAAAAAACTACAAAATCAAGTTACCAGATGCTGCGAACTGA
- a CDS encoding RimK family alpha-L-glutamate ligase produces the protein MLILLWGIADEPPLAAVHSELTRLGVPTILLDQRDILETEIELTVSNSSDAIIQGQLRTWCEKVDLSDITAAYIRPYDSRRLPQIVASGVNSRAWQHAIAFDDTLLCWAEITPALVLNRPAAMAPNSSKPYQLEQIRSLGFKVPETLVTTDPEAVKEFWQQHGNVIYKSVSGIRSKVSRLGAEHFDRLTNVSWCPTQFQQYIPGSDYRVHVVGTEVFASEVISQADDYRYAAQDDESTEIRAARIPEEIEERCWVMAKAIGLPLCGIDLRRTPDDEWYCFEVNPSPGFSYYQQATGQPISHAIARLLVSGN, from the coding sequence ATGCTGATTTTGTTGTGGGGAATTGCCGATGAACCGCCTTTAGCAGCAGTCCACTCAGAACTGACTCGGCTGGGTGTACCGACAATATTGCTTGACCAACGAGATATTTTAGAGACGGAAATTGAACTGACTGTCAGTAATTCCTCAGATGCCATCATTCAAGGACAACTGCGTACTTGGTGCGAAAAAGTTGATTTGAGCGACATCACCGCTGCTTATATTCGTCCCTATGACTCGCGCCGTCTGCCGCAAATTGTCGCCTCTGGTGTGAATAGTCGGGCTTGGCAACATGCGATCGCCTTTGATGATACTTTGTTATGTTGGGCAGAAATTACACCCGCCCTCGTACTCAATCGCCCAGCAGCTATGGCTCCTAATAGCTCCAAGCCTTACCAACTAGAGCAAATTCGCTCGCTGGGCTTTAAAGTTCCTGAAACCCTCGTCACTACCGACCCCGAAGCTGTGAAAGAATTTTGGCAACAGCACGGTAATGTTATTTACAAATCAGTCAGTGGTATACGCAGCAAGGTTTCCCGTTTAGGAGCAGAGCATTTTGACCGTCTGACAAACGTTTCTTGGTGTCCAACGCAGTTCCAGCAATATATCCCCGGTAGCGATTATCGCGTCCATGTTGTCGGTACAGAGGTTTTTGCCTCCGAGGTGATTTCCCAAGCCGATGATTACCGCTATGCAGCGCAGGACGATGAAAGTACCGAGATTCGCGCCGCTCGGATTCCGGAAGAGATAGAAGAGCGTTGTTGGGTAATGGCAAAAGCCATCGGGTTACCGCTGTGTGGGATAGATTTACGCCGGACACCAGATGATGAATGGTATTGCTTCGAGGTCAATCCTTCTCCTGGGTTTTCTTATTACCAACAGGCGACAGGTCAACCGATTAGTCATGCGATCGCTCGTTTGTTAGTAAGCGGGAATTAG
- the acsF gene encoding magnesium-protoporphyrin IX monomethyl ester (oxidative) cyclase → MVDSLKKPGFEELRPGVKVPAKETLLTPRFYTTDFDEMARMDISVNEDELRAILEEFRVDYNRHHFVRDAEFEQSWDHIDGETRKLFVEFLERSCTAEFSGFLLYKELGRRLKDKSPVLAECFNLMSRDEARHAGFLNKALSDFNLSLDLGFLTKSRDYTFFKPKFIFYATYLSEKIGYWRYITIYRHLEAHPEDQIYPIFRFFENWCQDENRHGDFFDAVMKSQPQMLNDWKARLWSRFFLLSVFATMYLNDIQRKDFYASMGLDAREYDIHVIQKTNETAGRVFPLMLDVENPEFYQRLDICVTKMSKLSAIANSKTPKFLQFFQKLPVFTSMGWQLLRLYLMKPIDAASAQGLAR, encoded by the coding sequence ATGGTAGATTCCCTAAAAAAACCAGGCTTTGAAGAATTGCGGCCAGGAGTTAAAGTCCCGGCGAAAGAAACACTATTAACACCGCGATTTTATACCACCGACTTTGATGAAATGGCGCGGATGGACATCTCCGTCAATGAAGACGAGCTGAGAGCCATTCTGGAAGAGTTTCGTGTTGACTACAACCGCCATCATTTTGTTCGGGATGCAGAGTTTGAACAATCCTGGGATCATATTGATGGGGAAACTCGCAAATTGTTCGTGGAATTTCTCGAACGTTCTTGCACGGCTGAGTTTTCAGGCTTTTTGCTATATAAGGAACTGGGACGCCGTTTGAAGGACAAAAGCCCAGTTTTAGCAGAGTGCTTTAACTTGATGTCGCGGGATGAAGCACGACATGCTGGCTTTTTAAATAAGGCGCTGTCTGACTTTAATCTTTCCCTAGATTTAGGATTTTTGACTAAGAGTCGCGACTACACCTTCTTTAAGCCGAAATTCATCTTCTACGCTACTTATCTTTCCGAAAAAATTGGTTATTGGCGCTATATCACCATTTATCGTCACCTAGAAGCACATCCAGAAGACCAAATTTATCCAATTTTCCGGTTCTTTGAAAACTGGTGTCAGGATGAAAACCGTCATGGTGATTTCTTTGATGCGGTGATGAAATCCCAGCCGCAAATGTTGAATGATTGGAAAGCGCGCCTCTGGAGTCGCTTCTTCCTGTTGTCGGTGTTTGCGACGATGTATCTCAATGACATCCAGCGGAAAGATTTTTACGCTTCAATGGGTCTTGATGCACGGGAATATGACATCCATGTGATTCAGAAGACCAATGAAACAGCAGGCCGGGTATTCCCGTTGATGTTGGATGTAGAGAATCCAGAGTTTTATCAGCGGTTGGATATTTGTGTCACCAAAATGTCAAAATTGAGTGCGATCGCTAATTCCAAAACTCCTAAATTCCTGCAATTCTTCCAAAAATTGCCAGTTTTCACCTCTATGGGTTGGCAATTACTGCGGCTGTACTTGATGAAGCCGATTGATGCTGCTTCTGCTCAAGGACTAGCTCGCTAA
- a CDS encoding TM2 domain-containing protein, translated as MNVESNTKKDRLLVSYILCAAWFFGFGGLHRLYNGKIGTGVLWLCTFGIFGIGQFIDVLLIPGIVDEYDLKLRASTGLSPLGVPLNQPAVASQVYHPTGNQLMVKLIEAAETRGGTLTVTQGVKATGASFVEVETALKEMLKSGYVKIDNDPITGAVVYHFHEI; from the coding sequence ATGAATGTGGAAAGCAACACCAAAAAAGACCGTCTTCTTGTCTCCTACATTTTATGTGCAGCCTGGTTTTTCGGCTTCGGAGGACTACACCGTTTATACAATGGCAAGATTGGCACGGGTGTGTTGTGGCTCTGTACTTTTGGTATTTTTGGCATTGGACAGTTCATCGATGTGTTACTCATCCCTGGTATCGTTGACGAATACGATTTGAAACTCAGGGCTAGCACGGGATTATCTCCCTTGGGTGTGCCGCTAAATCAGCCTGCTGTAGCCTCTCAGGTTTATCACCCAACTGGCAACCAACTGATGGTGAAACTGATCGAAGCTGCAGAAACCAGAGGTGGAACCCTAACTGTCACCCAAGGTGTCAAGGCGACAGGAGCCAGCTTTGTGGAAGTAGAAACTGCGCTTAAGGAAATGCTCAAATCAGGTTACGTCAAAATAGACAACGACCCCATTACAGGAGCCGTCGTCTACCATTTTCACGAGATTTAA
- a CDS encoding DUF2996 domain-containing protein has product MAEETNHDQAGDVAPNKPDPKDSTPPTKQEKPPAAAKVATGEKPPAAAKKEKPPAVEDKPFVEFIQQNYLPAVQKAISDEGVPDLQLSFAKQKLPITGFESAEEYWQIIGSWQNGARQFNLYFPDEDIQGKKGFSCNEGKKPSTLESFLIDERKITLDLMVFGLVQRLNGQKWLGRN; this is encoded by the coding sequence ATGGCAGAAGAAACCAATCACGATCAAGCGGGAGACGTAGCTCCCAACAAGCCAGATCCCAAGGACTCTACACCACCAACTAAACAAGAAAAACCACCAGCCGCCGCCAAAGTTGCCACAGGGGAGAAACCACCAGCCGCCGCCAAAAAGGAAAAACCCCCTGCTGTTGAAGATAAGCCGTTTGTGGAGTTCATCCAGCAAAACTACTTACCAGCTGTGCAAAAGGCCATATCCGACGAAGGTGTACCCGACTTACAACTATCTTTTGCTAAACAGAAACTTCCCATCACTGGTTTTGAATCAGCCGAAGAATACTGGCAAATTATCGGTAGTTGGCAAAACGGTGCGCGTCAGTTTAACTTATACTTCCCCGACGAAGACATTCAAGGGAAAAAGGGATTTTCTTGTAATGAAGGTAAAAAACCTAGCACACTCGAGTCATTCTTAATTGATGAGCGCAAAATTACCCTTGATTTAATGGTATTTGGCTTAGTCCAGCGCTTGAACGGTCAAAAGTGGCTAGGTAGGAATTAG
- the xseB gene encoding exodeoxyribonuclease VII small subunit, translated as MVKRKNAANSDSTESWNYEVKVDEIESIIARIEAGELELEAVFDQFATAVEYLRQCESFLQQRQQQVDLLIETLSGD; from the coding sequence ATGGTTAAACGTAAGAATGCTGCTAATTCTGACTCTACGGAAAGTTGGAATTATGAGGTCAAGGTGGATGAAATTGAAAGTATTATTGCTCGGATTGAAGCGGGTGAATTGGAGTTAGAAGCGGTGTTTGACCAATTTGCCACTGCAGTTGAGTATTTACGTCAATGCGAAAGTTTCTTGCAGCAGCGACAGCAGCAGGTAGATTTGTTGATTGAAACTTTGAGTGGTGATTAG
- the xseA gene encoding exodeoxyribonuclease VII large subunit, whose product MTFDFPNALVTDTALSVAGLTDYIRLLLEQDEQLRQVWVTGEVSSANHHRSGLFFTLQDPEGTAGIKCVVWNSQLVKLAQIPVPGEQLIILGSIRLYPQRGEYQLSVWQALPAGEGLQALRYQQLRNRLLAEGLFDAARKRSLPRHPQTIAVVTSPTAAAWGDIQKTLRQRYPGLQVLFSPATVQGEQAPESIVKAIERVERDGRAEVLILSRGGGAVEELACFNDERVVRSLANCSIPVITGIGHQRDESLADLVADACVHTPTAAAETVVPALSELYIEHRQRVTALQEAVLNSEKTAKNQLQVLQNRLRHLRLDRQVQQEVERITWKRQQLLQATTRRSQQATQHLELLRQKLASLDPKAVLQRGYAVVRQENGAIARSAAELAVGDELLIQLGKGEVKVEVKQVNSVNSEQ is encoded by the coding sequence ATGACTTTCGACTTTCCCAACGCTCTCGTTACTGATACTGCGCTTTCTGTGGCTGGGTTGACTGACTATATCCGCTTGCTGTTGGAACAGGATGAGCAATTGCGGCAAGTTTGGGTGACTGGCGAAGTTTCTAGTGCAAATCACCACCGTAGTGGATTGTTTTTCACACTGCAAGATCCAGAGGGGACAGCAGGGATTAAGTGTGTGGTGTGGAATAGTCAATTGGTGAAACTGGCACAGATACCTGTCCCTGGTGAACAGTTAATCATTTTGGGTAGTATCCGGCTGTATCCGCAGAGGGGAGAATATCAGTTATCAGTATGGCAGGCTTTACCTGCTGGCGAAGGGTTACAGGCGCTGCGCTATCAACAGTTACGCAATCGCTTGTTGGCTGAGGGATTGTTCGATGCGGCGAGAAAGCGATCGCTCCCTAGACATCCCCAAACGATCGCTGTTGTCACTTCACCCACAGCGGCGGCTTGGGGTGATATTCAAAAAACCCTGAGACAACGGTATCCAGGTTTACAAGTTTTATTTTCACCTGCAACCGTACAAGGTGAGCAAGCACCAGAATCTATAGTTAAAGCTATTGAACGGGTAGAACGAGATGGACGTGCCGAGGTGCTAATTTTATCGCGGGGAGGCGGTGCGGTTGAGGAGTTGGCTTGCTTTAATGATGAACGAGTAGTGCGATCGCTGGCTAATTGTTCTATACCAGTAATTACTGGTATTGGTCATCAACGGGATGAGTCTTTAGCAGATTTAGTTGCAGATGCATGTGTGCATACACCAACTGCGGCGGCGGAAACGGTTGTACCTGCATTGTCTGAATTGTATATTGAGCATCGGCAGCGTGTCACTGCTTTACAGGAAGCGGTGCTGAACTCTGAAAAAACGGCTAAAAATCAACTGCAAGTATTACAAAATCGGTTGCGGCATTTGCGGTTAGATCGGCAAGTTCAGCAAGAGGTGGAGAGAATAACTTGGAAGCGTCAGCAATTATTACAAGCAACAACGAGGCGATCGCAGCAAGCAACACAACATCTAGAATTATTGCGGCAAAAGTTAGCTAGTCTTGATCCGAAAGCGGTGTTGCAGCGTGGTTATGCGGTGGTGAGACAGGAAAATGGGGCGATCGCTCGTTCTGCGGCTGAATTAGCTGTGGGGGATGAGTTATTGATTCAGTTGGGAAAGGGTGAGGTTAAAGTAGAAGTTAAGCAAGTAAATTCAGTGAACAGTGAACAGTAA
- the recA gene encoding recombinase RecA has translation MAINTDTSGKQKALNIVLTQIERSFGKGAIMRLGDATRMRVETISTGALTLDLALGGGLPKGRVIEIYGPESSGKTTVALHALAEVQKNGGIAAFVDAEHALDPTYAQALGVDIQNLLVSQPDTGESALEIVDQLVRSAAVDIVVIDSVAALVPRAEIEGDMGDTHVGLQARLMSQALRKITGNIGKSGCTVIFINQLRQKIGVTYGSPETTTGGNALKFYASVRLDIRRIQTLKKGTDEFGNRVKVKVAKNKVAPPFRIAEFDIIFGKGISTLGCLVDLAEETGILLRKGAWYSYNGENISQGRDNAIKYLEEKPEFAEKITQQVREKLDKGAVVSANSVVKTSEEDEDEEEIDLDEE, from the coding sequence ATGGCTATCAACACCGATACTTCTGGCAAGCAGAAAGCTCTGAATATCGTACTTACCCAGATTGAACGCAGCTTCGGTAAAGGAGCAATCATGCGCCTGGGTGATGCCACCCGGATGCGGGTAGAGACAATTTCTACTGGGGCGCTCACCTTGGATTTGGCATTGGGCGGTGGTTTACCCAAGGGGCGGGTAATTGAAATCTACGGGCCGGAAAGTTCCGGTAAAACTACGGTAGCGCTACACGCACTCGCCGAAGTGCAAAAAAATGGCGGCATTGCAGCCTTTGTTGATGCTGAACATGCCCTCGATCCTACCTACGCTCAAGCACTGGGTGTAGATATTCAAAACTTGCTGGTTTCCCAACCTGATACTGGCGAATCGGCTTTAGAAATCGTCGATCAGTTGGTGCGTTCCGCTGCTGTCGATATCGTAGTCATTGACTCCGTCGCAGCATTGGTTCCCCGCGCAGAAATTGAGGGTGATATGGGTGATACCCACGTTGGTTTGCAAGCGCGGTTGATGAGCCAAGCCCTACGTAAGATTACTGGCAACATAGGTAAATCTGGCTGCACAGTAATTTTTATCAACCAGTTGCGCCAGAAAATTGGTGTCACCTACGGTAGCCCTGAAACTACAACTGGTGGTAACGCATTGAAGTTTTACGCCTCGGTACGTTTGGACATCCGCCGGATTCAAACCTTGAAGAAAGGTACAGATGAATTTGGCAACCGCGTTAAAGTCAAAGTTGCTAAAAATAAAGTAGCGCCGCCTTTCAGAATCGCGGAGTTTGATATTATTTTTGGTAAAGGGATTTCTACGTTAGGTTGTTTGGTTGATTTAGCAGAAGAAACTGGTATCTTGCTCCGCAAAGGTGCTTGGTATAGCTACAACGGTGAGAACATTTCCCAAGGTCGGGATAATGCGATCAAGTATTTAGAAGAAAAGCCAGAATTTGCTGAAAAAATTACGCAGCAAGTCCGTGAAAAGCTAGATAAGGGAGCTGTTGTTTCTGCTAACTCTGTGGTTAAAACTAGCGAAGAAGACGAAGACGAAGAAGAAATCGATTTAGACGAGGAATAA
- a CDS encoding FHA domain-containing protein, which translates to MTEISKSRVFTAKSSPMMAELQEQELEQQLGLFQVFRKLYEHHTSLLDEILQLENLDQRSLTGVKSHYVEGVVDASKVYVVTNLCENKTQRLQQPQGIWTIGRDGNSGICIADKYLSDRHAAIQYIEDQGFYLFDFNSANGSFVNGEPVYQPIKLKDGDRIRLGTITFDFFVNHLCRTLPTVAIELLMQLVPRMDSNSVKILNSQHEQQKHRTQNLNDSLEAARESGLIEEMGHEHSSFSAEEKSDILDRLFSKQKL; encoded by the coding sequence ATGACCGAAATCAGTAAGTCACGTGTGTTCACAGCAAAAAGCTCGCCGATGATGGCTGAGTTACAAGAGCAAGAACTAGAACAGCAATTAGGTTTATTTCAAGTATTCCGGAAGTTGTATGAACACCATACCAGCCTTTTAGATGAAATTCTCCAGTTAGAAAATTTAGATCAGCGATCGCTCACAGGTGTGAAGTCGCATTATGTGGAGGGTGTAGTAGATGCTTCTAAGGTCTATGTGGTTACTAACCTGTGTGAAAATAAGACGCAACGTTTACAACAGCCACAGGGAATTTGGACGATAGGTCGAGATGGGAACAGTGGGATTTGTATTGCTGATAAATATCTATCCGATCGCCACGCTGCTATTCAATATATTGAAGATCAAGGCTTTTATTTATTCGACTTTAACAGCGCCAACGGCTCTTTTGTGAATGGTGAACCCGTTTATCAGCCAATCAAGCTTAAAGATGGCGATCGCATCCGTCTAGGGACTATAACTTTTGATTTTTTTGTGAATCATCTCTGTCGCACCCTGCCAACTGTCGCCATAGAATTACTCATGCAGCTTGTGCCGCGAATGGATAGTAATTCAGTCAAAATACTGAATAGTCAGCATGAGCAACAAAAACATCGGACACAAAACCTCAATGATTCTCTAGAGGCTGCTAGAGAGTCAGGCTTAATTGAGGAGATGGGACATGAGCATAGCAGCTTCAGTGCAGAAGAAAAATCAGACATTTTAGACCGCTTATTTAGCAAACAAAAACTCTAA